One window of the Peptacetobacter hiranonis genome contains the following:
- a CDS encoding type III pantothenate kinase, whose product MLLVFDVGNTNMVLGLYDGDKLEKHWRIHTDKYKTSDEYGMLIKDLFRHYDLKIEDIDDVIISSVVPDVMHSLENFARKYCDKEAMVVGPGIKTGLNIKYDNPRQVGADRIVNAVAAIEKYGYPLIIVDFGTATTFCAISESGEYLGGTIAPGVKISSEALFQRASKLPRVELIKPGTVIAKNTVSAMQSGLIYGYVGLVDKIIEMMKEELKNPDVKVVATGGLAGLISSETDSIDEIDKFLTLEGLRMIYEKNKENDL is encoded by the coding sequence ATGTTATTAGTATTTGATGTGGGAAATACAAATATGGTTTTAGGACTATATGATGGAGATAAACTTGAAAAACATTGGAGAATTCATACAGATAAATATAAAACTTCAGATGAATATGGAATGCTTATAAAGGATTTATTCAGACATTATGATTTAAAGATAGAGGATATAGACGATGTTATAATATCTTCTGTTGTGCCTGATGTTATGCATTCTTTAGAAAATTTTGCTAGAAAATACTGCGATAAAGAAGCTATGGTAGTCGGCCCTGGAATAAAGACAGGACTTAATATAAAATACGATAATCCAAGACAGGTTGGAGCAGATAGAATAGTAAATGCTGTTGCAGCTATAGAAAAATACGGATATCCGCTAATAATAGTTGATTTTGGAACAGCTACAACATTCTGTGCTATATCTGAATCAGGAGAATATCTAGGAGGAACAATAGCGCCAGGAGTTAAGATTTCAAGTGAAGCTTTATTCCAGAGAGCATCTAAACTTCCTAGAGTAGAGCTTATAAAACCGGGTACAGTAATAGCAAAAAATACTGTTTCTGCAATGCAGTCTGGTCTTATATACGGGTATGTAGGTCTTGTAGATAAGATAATTGAAATGATGAAGGAAGAGTTAAAAAATCCCGATGTAAAAGTAGTAGCTACAGGAGGTCTTGCTGGACTTATATCGTCTGAAACAGATAGTATAGATGAAATAGATAAATTCCTTACATTAGAAGGACTTAGAATGATATACGAAAAAAATAAAGAAAATGACTTATAG
- a CDS encoding biotin--[acetyl-CoA-carboxylase] ligase translates to MSKDNRKRIIEMLSNSGEEFISGESISKELGISRAAVWKHINYLKENGYEIEAINKKGYRIVDVNSDVIIPEQITANLDTKFVGQNIKYFQEIDSTNNYAKDNFESLKDGTLIISEYQSAGKGRLGKNWQSNIGEGIWMSLMLKPEIPVYKAPFLTLVAGAAILNAFRNIGVDAEIKWPNDIVLNGKKICGILTEMVAEVERVGCVVIGMGINVNTMLFPGELSEKATSLKKEGFELKRSDIIREIMHEFEKLYTTYIEYGSKEEVISVCRKYSVLIGKDVYIINKNHREKVYCMDISDDGNLIVKHDDGVIEEVISGEVSVRGQNGYI, encoded by the coding sequence ATGAGCAAGGATAATAGAAAAAGAATAATAGAGATGTTATCTAATTCTGGAGAGGAGTTTATATCTGGAGAGAGTATTTCTAAAGAGCTTGGAATTTCTAGGGCAGCTGTATGGAAGCATATAAACTACTTAAAGGAAAATGGATATGAGATAGAAGCGATAAATAAAAAAGGATATAGGATTGTAGATGTAAATTCAGATGTTATAATACCAGAGCAGATAACTGCAAATTTAGATACAAAATTTGTGGGACAAAATATAAAATATTTCCAGGAGATAGATTCTACAAATAATTATGCAAAAGATAATTTTGAGTCTTTAAAAGATGGAACTCTTATCATATCTGAGTATCAATCTGCTGGTAAGGGAAGACTTGGAAAAAACTGGCAATCAAATATCGGAGAAGGTATATGGATGAGTCTGATGTTAAAACCAGAGATACCAGTATATAAGGCTCCGTTTTTGACACTTGTTGCTGGAGCAGCCATATTAAATGCTTTTAGAAATATTGGTGTAGATGCTGAGATAAAATGGCCTAACGATATAGTATTAAATGGTAAAAAAATATGTGGAATTCTTACTGAGATGGTTGCAGAAGTGGAGAGAGTTGGATGTGTAGTTATAGGTATGGGAATAAATGTAAATACAATGTTATTTCCCGGGGAATTATCTGAAAAAGCTACTTCTCTAAAAAAAGAAGGGTTTGAGCTTAAAAGATCGGATATAATAAGAGAGATTATGCACGAATTTGAAAAACTTTATACTACATATATAGAGTATGGAAGTAAAGAAGAAGTAATAAGCGTATGTAGAAAATACTCTGTTCTTATAGGTAAAGATGTTTATATTATAAATAAGAATCATAGAGAAAAAGTGTACTGTATGGATATAAGTGATGATGGAAACCTTATAGTAAAACACGATGACGGAGTGATAGAAGAGGTGATTTCTGGAGAGGTATCTGTAAGAGGACAAAATGGTTATATTTAA
- the ftsH gene encoding ATP-dependent zinc metalloprotease FtsH: MKKMLRGIVFYVLMLAIIVGVIQFTGKEVEEVKEIPFSKVYQELNEGDIASIYFVDDTSVEGVLKDKTKFKSYIPSEVKGEQFADKVLEQSKQNKLVIDGEPEPTTPWFISMLPTFIMLIFLGILWFSFMNQSQGGGGKVMNFGKSKAKLHKDGDGEKVTFNDVAGLQEEKEDLQEVVDFLKNPKKYTQLGARIPKGILMVGPPGTGKTFLSKAVAGEAGVPFFSISGSDFVEMFVGVGASRVRSLFEDAKKNAPAIIFIDEIDAVGRKRGAGLGGGHDEREQTLNQLLVEMDGFGINQGIIIMAATNRPDILDPALLRPGRFDRQVVVGTPDVKGREAIFKVHSRKKPLADDVRLDVLAKRTPGFTPADIENLMNEAAILTARKGEKKIRMATIEESITKVIVGVAKKSRVISDKEKRLTAYHEAGHAVCAHLLENVSPVHQVTIIPRGMAGGFTMQLPIEDKYFATKRDMEENIIVMLGGRVAEELVLKDISTGASNDLERVSQTARDMVKKYGMSAKIGPMTFDSEGEVFLGNSISNTRTYSEEVANEIDVEIRNIIIGAYEMTKKILSENMDKLENVAQALLVYETLDAEEFVKAIEGTLPLDVDLDEVEEAKKREAGVIDYEADFVEVKDETTEEEKSTDAEVVEENNDDTSDKVEEKEEDSSDEE, from the coding sequence TTGAAAAAAATGCTAAGAGGAATTGTATTTTACGTTCTAATGTTAGCTATAATAGTAGGCGTTATTCAGTTTACTGGAAAAGAAGTAGAAGAAGTAAAAGAAATTCCATTTTCAAAAGTATACCAAGAACTTAATGAAGGTGATATAGCCTCAATATATTTTGTAGATGATACATCTGTTGAAGGTGTGTTAAAAGATAAGACAAAATTCAAATCTTATATACCATCAGAAGTAAAAGGTGAACAATTTGCAGATAAAGTTTTAGAACAGTCAAAACAGAATAAGCTTGTAATAGATGGTGAGCCAGAACCTACAACACCTTGGTTCATATCAATGCTTCCAACATTTATAATGCTTATATTCCTAGGAATACTTTGGTTCAGCTTTATGAATCAGTCTCAGGGCGGCGGAGGCAAAGTTATGAACTTTGGAAAATCTAAAGCCAAATTACACAAAGATGGAGATGGAGAAAAAGTAACATTTAACGATGTTGCTGGTCTTCAGGAAGAAAAAGAGGATTTACAGGAAGTTGTAGATTTCTTGAAAAATCCTAAAAAATACACACAACTTGGTGCTAGAATACCAAAAGGTATACTTATGGTAGGACCTCCAGGTACAGGTAAAACATTCTTATCAAAAGCAGTAGCCGGAGAAGCTGGAGTACCGTTCTTCAGTATAAGTGGTTCTGATTTCGTTGAAATGTTTGTTGGGGTAGGTGCATCTAGGGTTAGATCATTATTTGAAGATGCTAAGAAAAATGCTCCAGCAATAATATTCATAGACGAAATAGATGCCGTTGGTAGAAAAAGAGGTGCTGGTCTAGGTGGAGGACACGACGAAAGAGAACAGACACTTAACCAGTTACTAGTTGAAATGGACGGTTTCGGAATTAATCAGGGTATAATAATAATGGCTGCAACAAACAGACCTGATATATTAGACCCTGCACTTTTAAGACCAGGTAGATTCGATAGACAGGTTGTTGTTGGAACTCCTGATGTTAAAGGTAGAGAAGCTATATTTAAAGTTCATTCAAGAAAGAAACCTCTAGCAGACGATGTTAGATTAGATGTATTAGCTAAGAGAACGCCAGGATTTACTCCTGCAGATATAGAAAACCTTATGAATGAAGCAGCTATATTAACTGCTAGAAAAGGTGAAAAGAAAATAAGAATGGCTACAATAGAAGAATCTATAACTAAGGTTATAGTTGGTGTAGCTAAAAAATCAAGAGTAATAAGCGATAAAGAAAAGAGACTTACTGCTTACCATGAAGCAGGACATGCTGTATGTGCTCACCTATTAGAAAATGTAAGCCCAGTACATCAGGTAACAATAATACCTAGAGGTATGGCTGGTGGATTTACAATGCAGCTACCTATAGAAGATAAATACTTTGCTACTAAGAGAGATATGGAAGAAAATATAATCGTTATGCTTGGTGGTAGAGTAGCTGAAGAGTTAGTTCTTAAAGATATATCTACTGGAGCTTCTAATGACCTTGAAAGAGTTAGTCAGACAGCTAGAGACATGGTTAAGAAATATGGTATGAGTGCTAAGATAGGACCTATGACATTCGACAGCGAAGGAGAGGTATTCTTAGGAAATAGTATATCAAATACTAGAACATACTCAGAAGAAGTTGCAAATGAAATAGATGTAGAAATAAGAAATATTATAATAGGTGCTTACGAAATGACTAAGAAAATCCTATCAGAAAATATGGATAAATTAGAAAATGTAGCACAGGCACTTCTAGTATATGAAACACTAGATGCAGAAGAGTTTGTTAAAGCTATAGAAGGAACTCTTCCACTAGATGTTGATTTAGATGAAGTAGAAGAAGCTAAAAAAAGAGAAGCTGGTGTAATAGATTACGAAGCTGATTTTGTAGAAGTAAAAGATGAAACTACAGAAGAAGAAAAATCTACAGACGCAGAAGTAGTTGAAGAAAATAATGACGATACTTCTGATAAAGTAGAAGAAAAAGAAGAGGACTCTTCTGACGAGGAGTAA
- the tilS gene encoding tRNA lysidine(34) synthetase TilS: MIFDRVVDTIDKHNMISYGDKIIVGLSGGPDSVCLLHILNRLKESRNLKIYAAHLNHQIRGIEAQKDALFVSELCDSLEIPVFIKSVDVPKYCEEKGLSLEEGARNIRYDMFYEIKRRTGANKIAIGHNMNDQAETVMMRIMRGTGLQGLRGIEYTRENGIIRPILDIERKDIEAYCEQHELHPKIDQTNLESIYTRNRIRLELLPYMQEHFNSNVVESIVRLSNSMKSDGDYLDSEAMKAYDEVATLDDKAVEVNVEKLSGYHEAIQSRIIRYAIKDVLGDTNFVDQKHIEDVIQLIDTSKNGKMLNLPRGVFAYRRANSILFTLEEIKEDEIEYSYHVPKDGFIKIKELGILVDSDVITIEKYRSLKKDSSVKAVDFDKIKGGITVRNRQPGDKIKLKGGTKKIKDLFIDLKIPREMRNRVPIVVDGEEVILAGEYRMNENYKIDENTKKVLKLSIKKL, translated from the coding sequence ATGATATTTGACAGAGTTGTTGATACTATAGATAAACACAATATGATATCGTATGGAGATAAAATAATAGTTGGACTCTCAGGAGGACCCGATTCAGTTTGTCTTCTTCATATATTAAATAGATTAAAAGAATCGAGAAATTTAAAGATATATGCAGCACACCTAAATCATCAGATAAGAGGTATTGAAGCACAAAAGGATGCGCTATTTGTATCTGAGCTTTGTGACTCTCTTGAAATACCTGTATTTATAAAATCTGTAGATGTTCCAAAATATTGTGAAGAAAAAGGACTTTCTTTAGAAGAAGGTGCTAGAAATATAAGATACGATATGTTCTATGAGATAAAAAGAAGAACAGGAGCTAATAAAATAGCTATAGGACATAACATGAATGACCAGGCAGAAACAGTTATGATGAGAATTATGAGAGGAACGGGTCTGCAAGGTTTAAGAGGAATAGAATATACTAGAGAAAATGGTATAATTAGACCAATATTAGATATAGAAAGAAAGGATATAGAAGCTTATTGCGAGCAGCATGAGTTACATCCTAAAATAGATCAGACTAATCTAGAAAGTATATACACAAGAAATAGAATTAGATTAGAGCTTTTACCTTATATGCAGGAACATTTTAATAGTAATGTAGTAGAGTCTATAGTAAGACTTAGTAACAGTATGAAGAGCGACGGTGACTATTTGGATTCTGAAGCTATGAAAGCATACGATGAGGTAGCTACATTAGACGATAAAGCTGTAGAGGTAAATGTAGAAAAGTTATCTGGATACCATGAAGCTATACAGAGTAGAATAATAAGATATGCTATAAAAGATGTACTAGGTGATACAAACTTTGTAGATCAGAAGCATATTGAAGATGTTATACAACTTATAGATACATCAAAAAATGGAAAAATGTTAAATCTTCCTAGAGGGGTATTTGCATATAGAAGAGCAAATAGTATACTATTTACATTAGAAGAAATAAAAGAAGATGAGATAGAATACAGCTATCATGTACCTAAGGATGGATTTATAAAAATAAAAGAGTTGGGTATATTAGTCGATTCTGACGTTATAACTATTGAAAAATATAGAAGTCTTAAAAAAGATTCATCTGTAAAAGCCGTTGATTTTGATAAGATAAAAGGGGGTATAACTGTAAGGAATAGACAGCCAGGGGATAAGATTAAGTTAAAAGGTGGAACTAAAAAGATAAAAGATTTATTTATAGATCTGAAGATACCTAGAGAAATGAGAAATAGAGTTCCAATTGTTGTTGACGGGGAAGAGGTAATTCTTGCTGGTGAATACAGAATGAATGAAAATTATAAAATTGATGAAAATACAAAAAAAGTGCTTAAACTCAGCATAAAAAAACTGTAG
- a CDS encoding DUF1934 domain-containing protein, whose amino-acid sequence MSNKIIIKTKQYDADGNMDTIELKAYGQVIEKNGSIYIKYNQKEEDMEVKNTIKISEDCIKVIKTGSVNSTMTFTKGNKHTNKYATPQGIFLIDTKVNDFKISNGEKKLEVHLDYMIEIQNMFAGRNKMIIKVEK is encoded by the coding sequence GTGAGTAATAAAATAATAATAAAAACAAAACAGTATGATGCCGATGGTAATATGGATACTATAGAGTTAAAAGCATATGGTCAAGTAATAGAAAAGAACGGTAGTATATACATCAAGTACAATCAAAAAGAAGAAGATATGGAAGTTAAAAATACTATAAAGATATCAGAAGATTGTATAAAAGTTATAAAAACTGGAAGTGTAAATTCTACAATGACATTTACTAAGGGCAATAAGCATACAAACAAATACGCAACGCCACAGGGAATATTTTTAATAGATACTAAGGTAAACGACTTTAAAATCTCAAATGGAGAAAAGAAATTAGAAGTACATTTGGATTATATGATAGAAATCCAAAATATGTTTGCTGGAAGAAATAAAATGATTATCAAAGTTGAAAAATAA
- the murI gene encoding glutamate racemase, whose amino-acid sequence MDKRGIGVFDSGLGGLTVLKEIKKILPNEDLVYFGDTARVPYGPRSKETIMKYTFQAINFLLTKDVKAIVIACNTATARSLVEAQEKYDIPIIGVIEAGARTAAASTKNGKVGIIGTEGTIKSKAYNAEIKKIDKRIKVYGKACSLFVPIVEEGWANTEVARLTAKEYLKELEEKDVDSIVLGCTHYPLLKRTIGEEVGMEVKLVNPARETAIDLKNILIEKNLLNTKEELGECNYFVSDINEKFPSIAREFLKSKIEVEKVEIQRY is encoded by the coding sequence ATGGATAAAAGAGGAATCGGCGTTTTTGATTCTGGATTGGGAGGTCTTACGGTATTAAAAGAAATTAAAAAGATACTTCCTAATGAAGACCTGGTATATTTTGGTGATACTGCCAGAGTACCATATGGTCCTAGATCTAAAGAAACGATAATGAAATATACTTTTCAAGCGATAAATTTCTTGCTAACAAAAGATGTTAAAGCTATAGTAATCGCTTGTAATACAGCTACAGCTAGAAGTTTAGTTGAAGCACAGGAAAAGTATGATATACCTATAATAGGTGTTATAGAAGCTGGTGCTAGAACAGCTGCAGCATCTACAAAGAATGGTAAAGTTGGTATTATAGGGACTGAAGGAACTATAAAATCAAAAGCATACAATGCTGAGATAAAGAAAATAGATAAAAGAATAAAAGTATATGGAAAGGCATGTTCATTATTTGTACCTATAGTAGAAGAAGGATGGGCAAATACTGAAGTAGCTAGACTTACTGCTAAGGAGTATCTAAAAGAGCTTGAAGAAAAGGATGTAGACTCAATAGTTCTTGGATGTACTCATTATCCACTTCTAAAAAGAACTATAGGCGAAGAAGTTGGGATGGAAGTTAAATTAGTAAATCCAGCAAGAGAAACTGCAATAGATTTAAAAAATATACTAATAGAAAAAAATCTTCTAAACACAAAGGAAGAACTAGGGGAATGTAATTATTTTGTATCAGATATAAATGAAAAATTCCCGTCTATAGCAAGAGAATTCTTAAAATCTAAGATAGAAGTAGAAAAAGTAGAAATACAGAGATATTAA
- a CDS encoding GntR family transcriptional regulator, translated as MENLTKLNLDNYKPLRDVVFESLRKAIVEGSLKPGQRLMEVQLAEQLGVSRTPVREAIRKLELEGFVIMLPRKGAYVADMSVKDIIDVLEVRSALEGLAANLAAERMDEKEVENLKEISESLNVAMEGGNLDEILKKDVEFHQCIFEAAGNKKLTQMINSLWEQVYRFRAGYMSDKNAMIGIKEEHAHLIDAIVSGDGERASKCAKNHIERAEQYMIDKADRI; from the coding sequence ATGGAAAATTTAACTAAATTAAATTTAGATAACTATAAACCACTTAGAGATGTTGTCTTTGAAAGTTTAAGAAAGGCTATTGTAGAGGGAAGTTTAAAGCCTGGACAAAGACTTATGGAAGTTCAGTTAGCAGAACAGCTAGGCGTAAGTAGAACACCTGTAAGAGAAGCAATAAGAAAATTGGAATTAGAAGGATTTGTAATAATGCTTCCTAGAAAAGGTGCGTATGTAGCTGATATGTCTGTTAAAGATATAATAGATGTATTAGAAGTTAGATCTGCATTAGAAGGTCTTGCAGCAAATTTAGCAGCAGAAAGAATGGATGAAAAAGAAGTAGAAAATTTAAAAGAAATATCAGAGTCACTTAATGTTGCAATGGAAGGTGGAAACCTTGATGAAATTCTTAAAAAAGATGTAGAATTCCATCAGTGTATATTTGAAGCAGCTGGAAATAAAAAGCTTACTCAGATGATAAACTCTCTTTGGGAACAGGTATATAGATTTAGAGCAGGATATATGTCTGATAAAAATGCAATGATAGGTATAAAAGAAGAACATGCTCATCTTATAGACGCTATAGTAAGTGGTGATGGAGAAAGAGCATCTAAATGTGCTAAAAATCATATAGAAAGAGCAGAACAGTATATGATAGATAAAGCGGATAGAATATAA
- the ispE gene encoding 4-(cytidine 5'-diphospho)-2-C-methyl-D-erythritol kinase, which translates to MKVKCRAKINLSIDVLGKLPNGYHLVEMIMQSIDLYDILDITERNDGKIILKSKSKEIPVNENNIVYKAANLLKERTGVKKGAEIFIDKRIPVAAGMAGGSTNAAGTLVALNKIWKLGLSEKELKEIGFELGADVPFCISGGAVLAENLGEKLTDIKGLNDDIYVLVCKPELFVSTKEVYNKFDMSNVSKRPDNKYLIECLKEDKIDELAKNMCNVLESVTSLMHPEIEDIENIMKRSDVLGTMMSGSGPTVFGLFDSQDEAEKAKRELLDKYKQVYLVRSAERGIELNGKFN; encoded by the coding sequence ATGAAGGTTAAATGTAGAGCAAAAATAAATTTATCTATAGATGTACTTGGAAAGCTTCCAAATGGATATCATCTTGTTGAAATGATAATGCAGTCGATTGATTTATATGATATTCTCGACATAACAGAGCGAAATGATGGAAAAATAATACTAAAAAGCAAAAGTAAGGAAATTCCAGTTAATGAGAACAATATAGTATATAAAGCTGCCAATCTTCTAAAAGAAAGAACAGGAGTAAAAAAGGGAGCTGAAATATTTATAGATAAGAGAATACCAGTTGCAGCAGGTATGGCTGGGGGGAGCACAAATGCAGCTGGAACTTTAGTAGCTCTTAATAAAATATGGAAATTAGGGTTAAGTGAGAAAGAGTTAAAAGAAATAGGATTTGAACTTGGTGCAGATGTTCCGTTTTGTATATCTGGAGGTGCGGTACTTGCAGAAAATTTAGGTGAAAAGCTAACAGATATAAAGGGGTTAAATGATGATATATATGTATTAGTTTGTAAACCTGAATTATTTGTATCTACAAAAGAAGTGTATAATAAGTTTGATATGTCTAATGTATCCAAAAGACCTGACAATAAATATCTTATAGAATGTCTTAAAGAAGATAAAATAGATGAACTTGCAAAAAATATGTGTAATGTCCTAGAATCTGTAACATCTTTAATGCATCCAGAGATAGAAGATATAGAAAATATTATGAAAAGAAGTGATGTACTGGGAACTATGATGAGTGGAAGTGGTCCTACAGTATTTGGACTGTTTGATTCACAAGACGAAGCTGAAAAGGCGAAAAGAGAATTACTAGATAAATATAAGCAAGTTTATCTTGTTAGAAGTGCTGAAAGGGGAATTGAATTAAATGGAAAATTTAACTAA
- a CDS encoding Veg family protein: MATVQTLENIKTTLEKHIGKRVQLKANKGRKQIVTKRGVLEEAYPSVFIVRVDDGANGSSRISYSYSDLLTSNVKLQVIKGKSEEERKVS; encoded by the coding sequence ATGGCAACAGTTCAGACTTTAGAAAACATAAAAACTACTCTTGAAAAGCATATAGGCAAAAGAGTGCAGCTAAAGGCTAATAAGGGAAGAAAACAGATTGTCACAAAAAGAGGAGTACTTGAGGAAGCATATCCAAGTGTATTCATAGTAAGAGTAGACGATGGAGCTAATGGTTCATCTAGAATTTCTTATAGTTATTCAGATTTACTTACTTCTAATGTGAAATTACAGGTAATAAAAGGAAAATCTGAAGAAGAACGCAAAGTAAGCTAG
- a CDS encoding LysR family transcriptional regulator, translating into MKIEKLHYFESVARNKNFTKAAKECHIAQPAISHHIQNLEEELGTELFIRNSRNVSLTPQGEIFYKEVVKILKAYEDAVMKTKFSSMYSKGKLTIGMYGFSSLNILDPAVSALKSKYPNVDIIFDRCQDAYYADYLLSGKYDIILAYVSQTLELPENIGSKLVRSCPFGIMLPKDHELAEKDTVTMNDIVHAKEDVYVLDTHISYMKKHTDIPHSRIKSEDDMELLLITGSINKAIIFTTRHEADEFRNASMTFREVSDSVITANQGIYYLKNHNNWVLTQLLNNL; encoded by the coding sequence ATGAAAATTGAGAAACTACATTATTTTGAAAGTGTTGCACGTAACAAAAATTTTACAAAAGCAGCTAAAGAATGTCACATCGCTCAACCCGCAATAAGTCATCATATTCAAAACCTCGAAGAGGAATTGGGTACAGAATTATTTATTAGAAACAGTAGAAATGTATCATTAACTCCTCAAGGAGAAATCTTCTACAAAGAAGTAGTAAAAATTTTGAAGGCGTATGAAGATGCGGTTATGAAAACAAAATTTAGTTCAATGTACTCAAAGGGTAAATTGACTATAGGTATGTACGGTTTTAGTTCTCTTAATATTTTAGACCCTGCAGTATCTGCTTTAAAATCAAAGTATCCAAATGTCGATATTATTTTTGATAGATGCCAGGATGCTTATTATGCCGATTATCTATTGAGTGGTAAATACGATATTATTTTAGCGTATGTATCACAGACTTTAGAGCTTCCTGAAAACATAGGCAGTAAGCTTGTTCGCTCTTGTCCTTTTGGTATAATGCTTCCAAAAGATCATGAACTAGCTGAAAAAGATACTGTTACAATGAATGATATTGTACACGCAAAAGAGGATGTGTATGTGCTTGATACTCATATAAGCTATATGAAAAAACATACTGATATTCCTCATTCTAGAATAAAATCAGAGGACGATATGGAACTTCTCTTAATTACTGGTTCTATAAATAAGGCAATTATTTTTACAACTAGACACGAAGCAGATGAATTCCGCAATGCTTCTATGACTTTTAGAGAGGTATCTGACAGTGTTATTACCGCAAATCAGGGAATTTATTATCTAAAAAATCATAACAATTGGGTTCTTACTCAATTACTGAACAATCTTTAA